One part of the Candidatus Methylomirabilis sp. genome encodes these proteins:
- a CDS encoding lytic transglycosylase domain-containing protein, which produces MPFRAAAASLLLLTLLVPGPAGGEEPLAITSDGGEVLLFTNVPRHALGQRLPSLPAGERARRRFWPLIEEAATGAGLDPRLLTAIIQMESAFNPGATSRRGAQGLMQLMPATAVEYAVRNAYDPEENIRAGARHLRELLDLFAGSLPLALAAYNAGETAVQRFGGIPPFAETQQYVRRVQARYRALGGRNPLTGLRVPGPDPATRIYRIHDPEGRVRYTNLPPALLPAGPPR; this is translated from the coding sequence ATGCCTTTCCGCGCGGCTGCCGCCTCGCTCCTCCTGCTCACGCTGCTGGTCCCCGGGCCGGCCGGCGGGGAGGAGCCCCTCGCCATCACCAGCGACGGGGGGGAGGTTCTCCTCTTCACAAACGTCCCCCGGCACGCTCTGGGTCAGCGGCTCCCGTCGCTCCCGGCAGGGGAGCGGGCGCGGCGGCGGTTCTGGCCCCTGATCGAGGAGGCCGCCACGGGCGCGGGCCTGGACCCGCGGCTCCTCACCGCCATCATCCAGATGGAATCCGCCTTCAATCCCGGCGCCACCAGCCGGCGGGGCGCGCAGGGCTTGATGCAGCTCATGCCGGCCACGGCGGTGGAGTACGCCGTCCGGAACGCGTACGATCCCGAGGAGAACATCCGGGCAGGCGCCCGCCACCTCCGCGAGCTCCTGGACCTGTTCGCGGGGAGCCTTCCTCTCGCCCTGGCCGCCTACAACGCCGGGGAGACCGCGGTCCAGCGGTTCGGCGGCATCCCTCCCTTCGCCGAGACCCAGCAATACGTCCGCCGGGTTCAGGCCCGCTACCGCGCCCTCGGTGGGAGAAACCCCTTGACCGGCCTTCGGGTGCCAGGGCCCGACCCGGCCACCCGCATCTACCGGATCCACGACCCCGAGGGTCGCGTCCGCTACACCAACCTTCCCCCCGCGCTCCTGCCTGCGGGTCCCCCCCGCTGA
- a CDS encoding metal ABC transporter permease: MLPEFLQYSFMHRAFLAGAVTALVCPAIGVFLIPRRLSLIADTLAHVALAGVALGLLLGLSPVLGALAVTVAGGLAIERLRSRGGLQGDAALALFLSGGFAFAVVLISLGRGFNADLFAILFGSILTVSPRDVWVILGLGAVVGACLVTFYPQFLAITLNEDLARVSGVRVTALNLLLTVLTALTVVVAMRMVGVLLVSAMIVIPALTGFAVGRSFARALATAMGTALLAMLLGLTAAYYLALAAGGAVVLTALAIFAAVVLAARLRGGGAPR; encoded by the coding sequence ATGCTTCCCGAGTTCCTCCAGTACAGCTTCATGCACCGCGCCTTCCTCGCCGGGGCCGTGACGGCCCTGGTCTGCCCGGCCATCGGCGTCTTTTTGATCCCGCGCCGCCTCTCCCTGATCGCGGACACGCTGGCCCACGTGGCGCTGGCCGGGGTGGCGCTCGGCCTCCTCCTCGGGCTTTCCCCGGTCCTGGGCGCCCTGGCGGTCACGGTGGCCGGGGGCCTCGCCATCGAGCGGCTCCGGAGCCGGGGAGGCCTCCAGGGCGACGCCGCCCTCGCGCTCTTCCTCTCGGGCGGCTTCGCGTTTGCGGTTGTCCTCATCAGCCTGGGCCGCGGGTTCAACGCCGACCTCTTCGCGATCCTCTTCGGCAGCATCCTGACGGTGAGCCCGAGGGACGTCTGGGTCATCCTGGGGTTGGGCGCGGTGGTGGGGGCGTGCCTGGTCACCTTCTACCCGCAGTTCCTGGCCATCACCCTGAACGAGGACCTCGCCCGCGTGAGCGGGGTGCGCGTCACCGCCCTGAACCTCCTGCTCACGGTGCTCACCGCCCTCACGGTCGTGGTCGCCATGCGCATGGTAGGGGTCCTCCTCGTGAGCGCCATGATCGTCATCCCCGCCCTGACCGGCTTCGCGGTGGGGCGGAGCTTCGCCCGCGCCCTGGCGACCGCCATGGGGACCGCCCTGCTCGCGATGCTCCTCGGGCTCACGGCGGCCTACTACCTGGCGCTCGCGGCGGGGGGCGCCGTCGTGCTCACGGCGCTGGCGATCTTCGCGGCCGTTGTGCTGGCCGCGCGCCTCAGGGGGGGCGGGGCGCCCCGCTGA
- a CDS encoding metal ABC transporter ATP-binding protein, with protein sequence MSTPVAIENVGFRYDGIPVLEDVNLTVEAGDFLGLIGPNGSGKTTLLKIILGLLTPTAGQVRLFGTPPAAFREWHRVAYVPQRALLDPGLPVTVQEVVATGLVPTVGLFGRTGAPGRTRVRQTLGLVGMEEHAGTRIGALSVGQQQRVLIARALVLEPELLLLDEPTGGVDPEAQGAFHALLRHLNRDRRVTLILVSHDIGVVTREVTRLACLNRRLVFHGPPGDFLSDAALSALYGHSVGVVAHDHP encoded by the coding sequence ATGAGTACCCCGGTCGCCATCGAGAACGTCGGGTTCCGCTACGACGGGATTCCCGTCCTGGAGGACGTGAACCTGACCGTGGAGGCCGGGGATTTCCTGGGGCTGATCGGGCCCAACGGCTCGGGGAAGACTACGCTCCTCAAGATCATCCTGGGACTCCTGACTCCGACGGCCGGGCAGGTCCGGCTCTTCGGCACGCCTCCGGCGGCCTTCCGGGAGTGGCACCGGGTCGCATACGTGCCGCAGCGGGCCCTGCTCGACCCTGGGCTCCCCGTTACGGTCCAGGAGGTCGTGGCCACCGGACTGGTGCCGACCGTCGGCCTCTTCGGTCGCACCGGCGCCCCGGGGCGCACCCGGGTCCGGCAGACGCTAGGGCTCGTCGGCATGGAGGAGCACGCCGGGACGCGGATCGGGGCCCTGTCGGTCGGACAGCAGCAGCGGGTGCTGATCGCCCGCGCCCTCGTCCTCGAGCCCGAGTTGCTGCTCCTGGACGAGCCCACGGGGGGTGTGGACCCCGAGGCCCAGGGCGCCTTCCATGCCCTCCTCCGGCACCTCAACCGGGACCGGCGGGTGACCCTGATCCTGGTGAGCCACGACATCGGGGTGGTGACCCGGGAGGTGACCCGCCTCGCCTGCCTGAACCGCCGCCTCGTCTTCCACGGCCCCCCGGGCGATTTCCTGAGCGACGCCGCCCTGAGCGCCCTGTACGGGCACTCGGTGGGCGTGGTCGCGCACGATCACCCCTAA
- a CDS encoding metal ABC transporter substrate-binding protein yields MNPTLRVRRWLLVLLVLVGVGCERAPAPRTTPLVVASFYPLYEFARQVAGDRAEVVSLVPAGVEPHDWEPSPQDVARVRQAALFVYNGAALEPWAKTLVKNVGSAELVVVNATEGLALLPAGGPAHDDSRGKSKDEPGGAEAAQDPHVWLDPVLAQAQVEVIRAALAKADPAQAEQYASNARAYRERLAALHAKFERGLSRCARREIIVSHVAFAYLAKRYGLTMVSVAGLAPEAEPSPAHLASLVRFARRHKVEYIFFETLVSPKLAEALAREVGARTLVLNPIEGLTPEEAAAGKDYVALMEQNLENLRTALACR; encoded by the coding sequence ATGAACCCCACCCTCCGCGTCCGCCGGTGGCTCCTCGTGTTGCTCGTCCTGGTCGGCGTCGGGTGCGAGCGCGCGCCGGCTCCGCGGACGACGCCGCTGGTGGTCGCGAGCTTCTACCCCCTCTACGAGTTTGCGCGACAGGTCGCCGGGGACCGGGCGGAGGTCGTCTCGCTCGTCCCGGCTGGCGTCGAGCCCCACGACTGGGAGCCCTCGCCGCAGGACGTGGCCCGCGTTCGGCAGGCGGCGCTCTTCGTCTATAACGGTGCGGCCCTGGAGCCCTGGGCGAAGACGCTTGTGAAAAACGTAGGAAGTGCGGAGCTGGTGGTGGTTAATGCCACGGAGGGGCTCGCCCTACTGCCCGCCGGGGGCCCGGCCCACGACGACAGCCGCGGGAAGAGCAAGGATGAGCCGGGAGGGGCCGAGGCGGCCCAGGACCCGCATGTTTGGCTCGATCCGGTCCTGGCGCAGGCCCAGGTGGAGGTGATCCGCGCCGCCCTCGCGAAGGCCGACCCCGCCCAGGCAGAGCAGTATGCGAGCAATGCGCGCGCCTACAGGGAGAGGCTCGCGGCCCTGCACGCGAAGTTCGAGCGCGGGCTCAGCCGGTGCGCGCGCCGTGAGATCATAGTTTCCCACGTGGCGTTCGCCTATCTGGCCAAGCGGTACGGGCTCACGATGGTCTCGGTGGCGGGCCTCGCCCCGGAGGCGGAGCCGAGCCCGGCGCACCTCGCGTCGCTCGTGCGCTTTGCGCGGCGCCACAAAGTGGAGTACATTTTCTTCGAGACGCTGGTGAGCCCGAAACTGGCCGAGGCCCTCGCCCGGGAGGTCGGGGCCCGCACGCTCGTCCTGAATCCGATCGAGGGGCTCACGCCGGAGGAGGCGGCGGCAGGGAAAGACTACGTGGCGTTGATGGAGCAGAACCTCGAGAACCTCCGGACCGCCCTCGCGTGCCGATGA
- a CDS encoding Fur family transcriptional regulator has protein sequence MTTRRDTISHLLADRGHRLTGARLAIVEVLADSDAPLSVAEIHRRLGSRRANLVSVYRTVHLLMGMGVLRTADRARRGQRYELAEQFTGHHHHLICQECERIEDLEGCPLGHEALTRLTVRLRRVRAFRVTEHELRLFGLCRSCAG, from the coding sequence ATGACTACTCGCCGCGACACGATCTCGCATCTCCTGGCGGACCGGGGCCACCGGCTGACCGGGGCACGGCTGGCCATCGTCGAGGTGCTGGCCGACAGTGACGCCCCGCTCTCCGTGGCGGAGATTCACCGGCGGCTCGGGTCCCGGCGCGCGAACCTCGTCTCGGTGTACCGGACCGTCCACCTCCTGATGGGGATGGGCGTGCTGCGCACGGCCGACCGGGCCCGGCGTGGGCAACGGTACGAGTTGGCCGAGCAGTTCACCGGACACCACCATCATCTGATCTGCCAGGAATGCGAGCGGATCGAGGACCTGGAGGGGTGCCCCCTGGGGCATGAGGCCCTGACCCGTCTCACCGTGCGCCTGCGCCGCGTGCGCGCGTTCCGGGTGACGGAGCACGAGCTGCGACTCTTCGGGCTGTGTCGCAGTTGTGCCGGCTGA
- the mazG gene encoding nucleoside triphosphate pyrophosphohydrolase, whose product MPEEPGPLFAELVAIMARLRGPGGCPWDREQTSSSIAPYLLEEAYEVLEAIGEGKAARLREELGDLLLQVVFHAEMAAEAGQFTIADVLRGITEKLVRRHPHVFGAGGAKTAQEVLARWEAIKQHEREANGEPASALAGVPRPLPALLRAHRLQEKASRAGFDWPALPPVVAKVEEEWAELRGALAAGHPARVESELGDLLFGLVNLSRFVGVNPEMALTGTTERFLRRFHYIEAALAKRGKSPRDSTLEEMDRLWEEAKRLERGEVERPAP is encoded by the coding sequence ATGCCAGAGGAGCCGGGCCCGCTGTTCGCCGAGCTGGTCGCCATCATGGCCCGCCTGCGGGGGCCGGGCGGGTGCCCCTGGGACCGGGAGCAGACATCCTCCTCCATCGCCCCGTACCTGCTGGAGGAGGCGTACGAGGTCCTGGAGGCGATCGGGGAGGGAAAGGCGGCCAGGCTCCGGGAGGAGCTCGGCGACCTCCTCCTGCAGGTGGTCTTCCACGCCGAGATGGCCGCGGAGGCCGGCCAGTTCACCATCGCCGACGTCCTCCGGGGCATCACCGAGAAGCTCGTGCGACGCCACCCCCACGTCTTCGGGGCGGGGGGCGCCAAGACCGCTCAGGAGGTCCTGGCCCGCTGGGAGGCGATTAAGCAGCACGAGCGCGAGGCGAATGGGGAACCGGCCTCCGCCCTCGCCGGCGTCCCGCGGCCCCTCCCGGCGCTTCTCCGGGCTCACCGCCTGCAGGAGAAAGCCTCGCGGGCGGGCTTCGACTGGCCCGCGCTCCCCCCCGTCGTGGCCAAGGTGGAGGAGGAGTGGGCCGAGCTGCGGGGGGCGCTGGCAGCCGGGCATCCCGCCCGAGTGGAATCGGAGCTGGGCGATCTGCTTTTCGGTCTCGTCAACCTGTCGCGGTTTGTCGGGGTGAACCCCGAGATGGCCCTGACGGGGACAACGGAGCGGTTTCTCCGCCGGTTCCACTACATCGAAGCCGCCCTGGCGAAGCGGGGGAAGAGCCCTCGGGACAGCACGTTGGAGGAGATGGATCGCCTGTGGGAGGAGGCGAAGCGCCTCGAGAGGGGGGAGGTGGAGCGGCCGGCACCGTAG